The DNA region TGCGTCCGAAGATGACGTGGGTGATGCGTTTTTTGCGCACGAATGCGGCGGCGGTGCGGGCGATGTTTTTGCCTTTGACGACGAAGACCTGCGCATCGAGGTTGCGGGCGAATTGCAGATTCGTTTGCAGCGTGTTCTGCTCGTCCGGCTCGTTCTCGGTCTCGACGTGCAGAACGAACAGCTCGCCGCCTACACCTTCGGCGACTCGCGCTCCTCGGGCGATGAGCGACTGCGAGGTGGAGTTGGAGCTGATGCAGACGAGCACGCGCTCGCGCACGGCCCAATTCTCGCGGATGCGCTTGGCATCCATGTACGCGGTCAGCGTGCGGTCGACGGCGCGGGTGACGTGCTGCAATGCCAGTTCCCGAAGCGCGATGAGGTTGCCGCGGCGGAAGAAGTTGGCGAGCGCCTTTTCGGCGCGGTCGGTGCCGTAGATGTCGCCGCGGCGCATACGGGTTTGCAGCGCCTCAGGTGTGAGGTCGGCCATCACGATCTCGTCGGCGCGCTGAAGGAACCAGTCAGGCACGGTCTCGCGGATGGCGATGCCGGTGACGCTCTGCACCGTCGGGGCGACGCTTTCGATGTGCTGCACGTTCATGGTGGCCAGCACGTCGATGTTGGCGGCGAGGATGCCGAGGACGTCCTCGTAACGCTTGTGGTGCCTGGAGCCTTCGATGTTGGTGTGC from Acidobacteriota bacterium includes:
- a CDS encoding histidine kinase gives rise to the protein MPTRENITAPAKTPEEWLESVAPEKTRGTFKLFLGYAPGVGKTYNMLSEAIRRHERGEDIVIGVVESHGRPRTAELAAQLETVPRKKIDYKGVVFEEMDLDSILARKPQIVLIDELAHTNIEGSRHHKRYEDVLGILAANIDVLATMNVQHIESVAPTVQSVTGIAIRETVPDWFLQRADEIVMADLTPEALQTRMRRGDIYGTDRAEKALANFFRRGNLIALRELALQHVTRAVDRTLTAYMDAKRIRENWAVRERVLVCISSNSTSQSLIARGARVAEGVGGELFVLHVETENEPDEQNTLQTNLQFARNLDAQVFVVKGKNIARTAAAFVRKKRITHVIFGRTAVSGLRKYLYYWAIQHFLSESPNVDVHIVTQHTERE